Genomic DNA from Salvia miltiorrhiza cultivar Shanhuang (shh) chromosome 1, IMPLAD_Smil_shh, whole genome shotgun sequence:
AGAACTTGAGTCTGAATCAACTGAAGAGTTTTCATTCACAGACATATTTGTATGAGAAATGGAAAAATAATAGGTAAAGGTATATATACTTGAGCAAAGAGTGAGATGTGTTTGTGTTTTATTGTGATGTGTTTCATCTGGCATTTATAGAATAATATTGAAAAGTGGGATAAGATAGCTAGATTTGAATTGATACGGTTGCATTGATCTAGGCTGGCAAAAATGACATACGCATGTGTTTGGAAATAATGTTGTGTCAGAATGACAAATGCATGTGAATTGGAAGAAATGACAAGTGCATGTGGATAGGAAAAAATGGCAAGTGCATGTGACTGCACTTAAAGCTTTGTCAGAATTGGTCAAATGCTTTGGGAAGCTAAACGGATCCAATGCTATTCAAGTTTACATGAAATATactttttcattaattaaacataaaataagTACATAACACAATTTGTGAAAACTAAAATCAGACAAATAGAAAACACTCAAATTAAAAGCACACAAATAAAAAGTACataaactaaaattacataGAAAGCACATGATTAAAATACATTCACTCTCCAAACACAATTTTAGTTAGTTGACGTTTCATCTCTTCGTCTTCTAGAGATAAGTGATCTTTCACCAACAATTGAAGCAacattttttctttcatcttcatTGCGTTTCTTTGCAACTTCTCGCGCTCCAGTTCGATTCGAGTCTTTATTAACTCAGCTTCCGCATCTCTAGTAAGTCTCATTGCACGAAGTTCTGCAGCAACAGCAGATTCATGAGTAGATTCAGATTGTGAGACCTTACCTTTTCTCCTTTTTGCCTTATCTCTTCCAATGGGACAAGTCGCAGTTGACTGTTCAGATGTTGGAGTTTCTGGATTAGAAGGGATAGAAAATCCCCCATCTTCCGAAGTCTTTGATCTTTTCGAACTGCCACCACTTTCCTGGTCATCAACATCTTCACTTTGACGACGAAAAACATGGGTGATATCATGAACATTCCACTTGGGATGTTTACTCATAACTTCATTAAATACAACAAAGTCTAGAAACTTATTTCTACCTGCTTCGTAAATGGAATGAACTTCTTTCTCAACATCGTTGTCGCTCATGCCACTCCTTCTTCGAGCATTTGCTTCCCTGCAAGCAGCAACCCATTTGTTTCCATTTTCGTTAAGACGTTTCCAGCGACCTTTCATTGATTCAATGTTTCGTTCGTTGAGCTCATTTGGATTTTCTACTTGAGTGTTGTGATACAATTTATGAACACGTGCCCAAAGCGATTCCCCTCTTTGATTTTTCCTCGAACGTTATCTTCGCTAGCATAGATCTAAGATGACATAAGGGCAACATCTTCCTTCACACACCAAGCTACATTTTTTGCCCCTTTCTGATTTTGTTTGAGCATTGAACACCCATAAACAAATTACGAGAGACATTTTCTGATGTGGAAATTCTTTGAGAGCTATGAATTTGACATAAATTTGGAGAAAATTGAGATTCATAAAATTGAGAATTTGGTTGATTTtcgaaatttggaaaaaaaggAGGAGTCAGATAAGATGAAAAATTTGCAGAATCTTGAGGATTAGGATAATCTTAGGAGTTTTGGTGATTCTGAGAATTTGGATAATAATAATTGGGATAATTTGGATCCATAATG
This window encodes:
- the LOC131005517 gene encoding uncharacterized protein LOC131005517 — encoded protein: MKGRWKRLNENGNKWVAACREANARRRSGMSDNDVEKEVHSIYEAGRNKFLDFVVFNEVMSKHPKWNVHDITHVFRRQSEDVDDQESGGSSKRSKTSEDGGFSIPSNPETPTSEQSTATCPIGRDKAKRRKGKVSQSESTHESAVAAELRAMRLTRDAEAELIKTRIELEREKLQRNAMKMKEKMLLQLLVKDHLSLEDEEMKRQLTKIVFGE